TGCCCTGGAATTCTAGCAATGCCAAATCTCTCATTCAGTACACTGTCAATAAAGGCTACTCTATCCTCGGTTGGGAGCTTGGTAAGCATAGTGGTTCATGTTTCAGCATGGACCAGGAAAGGTGGAAAAGATACGGTTACGGGCCAGCTTAATATATTACCATATAGTCATCAAATTAACTAACCCTTCGGATATGACAGAGAGACATCAGAATATCAATTCCTGACATTTTTCTGTAGTGTTTTCTCAACAGTGAAGTGTTGTGTCTCTGAAATCTGTGCTTGTCTTGCTGGTTAGGCAATGAACTAAGTGGAAATGGAGTTGGAGCAAGAGTTTCAGCCCACCAGTATGCATCAGATATAAAAACCCTTCAACACCTAGTGGATGATATATATGCAGGTTTTGAAGTTAAGCCACTGGTCCTAGCACCAGGAGGATTCTTTGATGCAGATTGGTTTGCCGATTTTGTAGAACAAACAAGTAAAACTCTTCAAGTTGTCACCCACCACATTTATAACCTTGGTCCAGGTAATATCACTTCAGAATCAAAGCTTTGCTGTACTATACTATTTTGAGACAATGTGCATCAGCTTCATCAAGTTGAACTGATTTATGTAGGAGTCGATGACCACCTTATTCAAAAGATCCTCGATCCTTCTTATCTTGATGGGGAGGTGCAAACATTCAGCAGCCTTTGGACTCTTCTAAAGAATTCTGGAACTTCGGCAGTTGCATGGGTTGGTGAAGCCGGAGGCGCTTATAATAGCGGCCGCAACCTTGTCACTAACTCCTTTGTTTTTAGTTTCTGGTAAAATAGAACTGCCACGCATAACTACTTTTATTGGTGATTCTGATGAGAGATCATGACACTAAGAATTTTTATGTCATCTGTCTTGTATAGGTATTTGGACCAACTAGGAATGGCGGCCACTTCCGGTACAAAAACATACTGCAGACAGACATTGATTGGTGGAAACTATGGCTTGCTAAACACTGAAACATCCCAACCAAACCCAGATTACTACAGGTTGGTTAGTCATGAGATTTTAGCTTAAGACCTTAATCCAACTCAACTATTACCTAgataaaatgaaaggaaagggGTAAAAGAAGCTATCCTAAtagccctctctcttttttgataTATTCCAGACGAAAATATTGGATCTCTAATACTACACAATGAAAAACAGTTAGTTGAGTGGTAATGGAATAGCTTTGCCGGAGGAGACTGTAAACTAAGAAATAATCAGCTTTTGACAGTGTAGAGGCCGGTCCGAATCCAAAGTTGAAAAGCAAACTGACAATCTTATTGTGCTAAATGAACAAACTAATTGAACGTTCAAGCTGATGCCGATACGTCACTAGTGCTCTGCAGTGCTCTTCTTTGGCATAACTTGATGGGAAGCGATGTTTTATCAACTAGCTTCTCGGGCACTGATAAGATTCGCGGTTATGTTCATTGCTCAAAAAACTCTGTAAGTGTCTTCTGCTCTCAAAACAAGGGATAGACCATTATAGTTGGGTTATATGCTGTTTCTTGATATCAACAGCCTGGGATCACTTTGCTGCTGATCAACCTTGATGGCAACACAACTGTCCAAGTTCACGTTTCGACTGGAAATGTAGCCAGTAATTTGAAACAAGAGAGCCAAACTCGCAGGACAAAATTTGCCAAAATGTCAAGAGGGTCATCTAGTGATGGGAACATCAGAGAAGAGTATCACTTGACTGCTAAAGAAGGAAATATACAGAGCCAAGTCATGCTTCTCAatggaaaagttctaaacaCAGATTCATCTGGCAATATTCCTTCCTTAGATCCAATACATGTAAGCAACTCAGATCCGATTACGGTGGCTCCATTCTCCGCTGTATTTGCTCGGATTCCTAGCACGAATGTCACTGCATGCCAATAGTGCAGTACAGGACCACAGGCGCAGTGAACTTGCTATTTGTAATGGTAATTCTGAGGTGACCATAGCAGATAATTAATTCTTGAAAAGATTGTGACAAGCACCGGCAAAATTGAAACAGTCGCGAGTGAAGGCCAGTTAATTCATGTTTTGAGTTCAAATCCAGAGCGCTAATGACATGTGAACTTAAGCCTCTTTCTCCCTATCGGTAAATTGAATCATcaccaacaaaaataaagagcCTTTCCTCATACACCCATCAGACATTAGCAGCAAGCTTCATAGAAGTGACTCAACTCCTGTATATCACCCCCTGTTTTGTGGCTACTAGAACAACGCAGCAGAGCTACAAATCTATATGAAGAAGGTACACGTTTGGTGAGTCTCCCAAAAGTATGCCTCAAGCATCAAGCTAAACAACTTCATCCCTAAAGTAACCTCCAAGAACCAAACATCCACTAAGCGGTTCAAGAGAAAATGCTTCAGAAATGCTTTTAGATCCTCTATTCAGTAAAACTTCTTGACAAGTAAACTTTCGGCCACGTGATTCCTgtagatgattttgaaatgccATCCAAAGAGAATGATAGATTCCTGGTAATCAGACTGCACTATTTAGTTGCTCCTTGCCGCTCCAGGCAACAAGTTTGACAGAGATGGAACTCCCTGATTCCTCATCTCTTCTTGTGCTCGCCTCATTTCTTCAGGATCTATTACCATGAACAAGCAAATTAATAAAAGGACAAACAAGATGATATGTGCTTGCAAGCCAACTCAACTGGAAATCAATTAAAAGGctcaaatattcatttaatatCACTAGGTTGCTAGCAAATTTCGTGATGCACACCAACAATTGCATATCCTCAAGATCATTATGGTGGGATAACGCTATCTGGAAATGAGTGCTTACCCATGTTCTCAACTAATTTCGGCATTAGGAAAACGACAACCAGCATGAACCCAACCATCAGACCCATCGGGCTCTTCACCAGGGACATTAACGAGAAGGGTTCTCTAATCTGTTGAAAATCAAGATTTGAAGGGAAGAAGTTAAAACATCGTAACTAGAAATCAATAAGACCAGGCTCTGATCAAATCAACCTCATAGTACTGTTCCTCTCTCAACGGCTCTAAAACCAACTCATTCAAGATCCTCCTATTCTCCGTCAGGGCAGCCTGTACCTTGCCAGGATTCCTAGCACTGACATCAACTCGTACCTGAGCATTTATAAAAACATTGAAGTCAGACAGTGATCGGAACTTGGTGGATAACTAGCAAATCAAGATCATACCCACCGGTGAAAAGAAATATCCAATGGAGGCCACCTCAATCAGATGTGTCCCAGCCGAGATGTTATGGCTTTTTCGAAGTATAAATTAAGGAACATTCTCATGCCAAACACTATCAGATACAAGTGTATGGCCATCATCTTCGCCCATATCAGCTTGTGACAATTGAAGTAAAACTTGAAGGAGGTAATAGGGCAAGTCATGTTAACATTAGAGAAAGGAGCCCTGCATTcacttttttccaaaaaaaggcataagaatttacatggaacaaaGCAGGATATGCCGAAGGTGTAATAAGAAGCATCGAGGGAAAAAACTACAGTTTAAGAAGAGGATACAATGAAAAATATCCATCTGGTCTGAGGAAAGTAATTTTCTTGCCACCATTAAGGATAACTTTAGCATCTGAAATCTTTCCCATAAGACCAAATGTCCTCACACCAGCTCCTGCCAAAGCATTAGTAATTTCGGGTGAAGAGGCAAGGAAGGATGGTTGCATTGAAAGGAAGATCAAATGGATAGTTCTTGAAATTGAGAACTAAAACTGGAAGGATCAAAATCTTCCAGTGAAAACTATTTGCACCGTCCCTCAATCGACAAAACAGGGAGAATATACATTTTAGACAACCAAAATTAGCCAACTATCTCCACTTTAAGTAACTAAGCAGGGTAGACTTCTGAGCACCGTTACCTTTCTATAACTTCCCTTCTAGTTCTATCACACATGATAGACTTATTTGCAGCAAGATTAGACATTTCTGTCTCTTCCATGATGGAAAAATGTGTAATTTCACCATTACATGATTCCAAATAACTGACGAGCTTATAACTGATCGGCAGTAAAATTTATTATCTATCAGCCAAATACTAACAGCCCCATATTAATCTACATGTACAGAAGATGTCATCAAACATAATAGCCTGAAGCAAGCATCGGATAGTTGCTCTAAACATAATACTATGGTGAAAACATGACTGAGTGCCAAACAATTTCTTTGAACTTAGCAATACCTGCCTTATCCCAACCCCAACAGTTCTCAAAGACCTACGAATACACTCATGCCCCAACTTGATAAATTCCCAATGCTACCTTTTGTAGTAGCTCATACTCTCCCTGGTCTTCACTATCGCATTGTCTGTCTTGAACATGGATAGACACATGTGGCTGAAACATAAAGTTCTAATATGCCCTTTAACTTTACGAGGTTCCAGAGGCAAGAATCAAGCATTCAGCAAATTCTACCCAAAACAATACTCACAAGCTACCATCAGAATCAGACTCCAACAAAAACGAAAACTTCCGGGCACAGAGCAACAAATTAGCCAACAAAATTCAATAGAAGGATAACCCAAGGGCAATCCAACATCGTACCAGGGATCCTAACGCGGCCATTGATCGTGAAACCATCAGCAGACCTGCAAAACGAGGACGGACCCAACCACATTAAAAACAGCTAATCGAAAGAGAAGCAGCAGACTTAatttggaaccaaaaaaaaaaaaaaaaaaaggagaaacggAATACAGTTCAGACAAGAAGCATAATTCTTCGGTCTACATAATTTCTGTGCCCATTCAGTTCGAGTCTTCGATCGGGTCAGGAAGGAACAAAAGTAGatcaaaaaagaagaggaaaaaaacagaaatttaaGCTTCGGAGAGTAATTGGATGAGGAAAAATCATACCCGGATGAAACAGCAGCTCCGACGGAGagaatgaggaagaagaaagaagctgAGAGCGCGAATAGAAGCGGTCGAGATCTCGCGTTCGGAGCCATCGCAGGAGAGAGACACACGGTTGCAAACGTTGGAGCCTTGACTCTTATTGCGCGTAAAGCAAGAGAGGAGTCCATTTCGGGCCTAAGATGGGCCTGAACACGGACATGAAATGAGCGTTGGACGCACAATTTGGGCTTGAAACTCTTCGTTTTTGttcctttgaaaaaaaaacatgttttgtcctaagaaaaaattcaaattattgtTCTCGCTTTAAAGCTTAAAAAATTAATcctagtatttttttttgggtccaataatcctagtattttttttttggtccaaataatCCTAGTATTTGATAAGGTCAGTTTTACGCAAAACCCAATAACAGCGGGACAATGAGCCCGTTTGTGATTGCGGCGGAAAGGACAAAGCGGCGGCAGAGGCCCAGAGAGGGAATGGGGATAATAGGGTTAGGTTTGGATTTTTGAGTTTAGGCTCGTCAAATAGCACGACTTTACGGAATCTATAACTTACtcgataaaaattcaaaaaatagattGCTAAAGCATTAAACAAAAGATTGTTTGATAATAGCTTAAAGTACAACATCAAATGTCATTAGCCCTTTAGGAAGAACATGCTTTATCCCGTTGATTATGGGTTCCCATTCGGTGCCTTAATTATCTTTAAGTATTGATGACCCATCGAGGAATTAATTAGCTTCACAACTAACCTTTTCACATGAATCAACGGTTCAGATGATCGAACAAACAAATAGGAGGGCTGATGGAGATGGGTAGAGGATCTCCATCCAGCTCTTTGCCAATTATCGGACTGCGAATGATATGGGTAAgccctaaaaaaaatccatttggtgTATGTTCATTATGTATTCGCCCATTGAACGCCTATGAATATTTTACTTAATCGAATAGTTTAAGTGAAATGAGCATTATCAAATATAGATTTAATTTTATAAGATTTTGACTTTTCTCTTATGCAGTACTTAATTAATAGAATTATCCATCTCGATTTTACTTTAGAAAATAAGTAAGAGGCAAAAAAGTTTCCAACATAATTATGGTAAGAGAAAATGAGGgggcttttttcaaaaataggtccaaattttttttaccaaattcggtttaattcttttttgtttatcaaTTGGGCCCGTACGGCTGTCCAAGTGCCGCATGGGCCCCGTGCggccctttttttgttttttttttaatttttttttacgctttttaaattattttatatttataacattcaTATTTATAtaactttgtaaaatataatttttattttattttgaagtctatttttataacataattatctGTAATAAATTGATAGTATTTATGTTATTAATCTATTTAGTATGTaaacaattgataaaaaatattcataaaacttcaaaataattaatttatgttATTAactatatatcttaataaaaatttcaatttattattgataattatgttataaaaataagcttcacaTTATGTTTGTTTCATGTCTTAACAAAAAAGGACTCGGGGATTAAAGCTTTGAGAGATCCAAAAAGAGACGCCAATCTAACAAACAAATAATTCTTCATTGCTGCTTTGCTCCTGCTCTTAGGATGCAAGAGTCAATGTTGTATCTAATTAGATAGTGAGATGCTTACATGGCAAGGAGAACTAATGTGAGCTTTCTAAATGGGGTAAGCATCAATATAAGTGGAGGTTTTAGATTCTGGAGAGAGAAAATTCTTTGGAACCGGAGATCCTTGAACTTGCTTATCATTATTCTCCGGGTAATTGCTTGGTTGTCCACTATCAAGTCCAAGTTTCTTTGTTCTAAAAGGTAATAAAGTATTCACATAGAACTACATGACAGTCAACTTTGTGTGGAGCTTGGTaatgatattgctaaatacCGTTGTAGCCTGTCTTGTTAAAATGAAGTGGTGGGGCACCGAGTTTGCGTTCCTGCCGTTCCATTAGATGCTAGCAGGAAATCCTGCTATAGGTTCATCTCTTTTCAATAGATGATCAATCCGCTTTCGCGGAGGCTAAGTCAGTATCTTATCAAACTTTCTTTGGCCTCATCGGATGTTGTTTCCTAACCATAGAAAGCGAAGCACTTTGGGAAGTCAACATGTACTAATCGCTCCTCCGCACTCCACCCTCGCCCCCTATTTGAGTGAGCTTGGAAGAAATTTGCAGAATTTGGTTAGGTACCAATAAGGGGGGACCGTGTCATGTGACCAATATAAGCTAGACTTTGAAGCAAATCCAAGATTTCATAGAAGGAGAAATCAACATGGTGGATGAGCAGGAAGCACCTAAGAACCCCAAcgtattagatttttttttttaagaact
This genomic interval from Rhodamnia argentea isolate NSW1041297 chromosome 4, ASM2092103v1, whole genome shotgun sequence contains the following:
- the LOC115753738 gene encoding heparanase-like protein 3: MYCGMGSLLVLVGLGVLVFWAHHNSISAVSQSTGTLLINGTASVAKTDDDYICATLDWWPTDKCDYGTCSWGRATLLTLDLNNTLLLNAVKAFSPLRIRMGGTLQDKVIYETQGDETPCSIFTKNSSEFLGFSQGCLPMARWDELNSFFKQTGAAVTFGLNALYGRIISSDSSVNMPWNSSNAKSLIQYTVNKGYSILGWELGNELSGNGVGARVSAHQYASDIKTLQHLVDDIYAGFEVKPLVLAPGGFFDADWFADFVEQTSKTLQVVTHHIYNLGPGVDDHLIQKILDPSYLDGEVQTFSSLWTLLKNSGTSAVAWVGEAGGAYNSGRNLVTNSFVFSFWYLDQLGMAATSGTKTYCRQTLIGGNYGLLNTETSQPNPDYYSALLWHNLMGSDVLSTSFSGTDKIRGYVHCSKNSPGITLLLINLDGNTTVQVHVSTGNVASNLKQESQTRRTKFAKMSRGSSSDGNIREEYHLTAKEGNIQSQVMLLNGKVLNTDSSGNIPSLDPIHVSNSDPITVAPFSAVFARIPSTNVTACQ
- the LOC115753739 gene encoding ER membrane protein complex subunit 7 homolog produces the protein MAPNARSRPLLFALSASFFFLILSVGAAVSSGSADGFTINGRVRIPGAGVRTFGLMGKISDAKVILNGGKKITFLRPDGYFSFHNISAGTHLIEVASIGYFFSPVRVDVSARNPGKVQAALTENRRILNELVLEPLREEQYYEIREPFSLMSLVKSPMGLMVGFMLVVVFLMPKLVENMDPEEMRRAQEEMRNQGVPSLSNLLPGAARSN